The genomic stretch ACGGAAACTGAATTTTCATCGGATGTAACAGTTGTTCGCTTTTTAAGCAATACATTGTGTGAGATCTCTCCGCCACGCCTCATTTGCAGAACTGATTATTTCGGGTCGCAGCACCAGACGGAGAAAAAATGATGACGAACCAACTCAAGATTGTCAGACCGGTTAATCCCACGGAAACACAGCAGAATTTACCCTATTTTGTCGGTATTTCCCGCGATACCGTCGGCGCTAAGCACATCTCCATGAATATCGTGGTGATTCCCGCCGGTGCGGAAGCGGAACCGCACTACCACGTTGATTACGAAACCGCGATCTATCTGCTGAAGGGGCGGGTCGAAACACGTTACGGCACTGATTTATCGCAGACCTGCCTCCATCTGGCCGGCGAGTTTCTCTATATTCCGCCCGGCGTGCCCCACCAGCCTCGCAACCTGAGCGATGAGGAAGACGCTATCGCGATTGTGGCGCGCAACGACGCCAATGAACGGGAAAACGTGCGTTTGTACCGGGTGGTGGATGACAACGCATAAGGCCGGGTCAAGGCACGCAACGCGACATGACAATAGCCGCCGGGCGGCTATCTGCGTTTCGGCCTGCGTTTCGGCGCGCGGTCCGTTTGTCAGCAAGCCCCGGTTTCCACAAAGAAAAAGAGACAGGCTTCCCCGTCTCTGTTTTCTTTTCCGCTTTATCGGACAACCGAGGCGTATCAGGCGTGGGCCAGCTTACCCAGCGCCAGATTGGCGATCTTGTCGCCGACTACCGCGGCGTCGATACCCAGCGACGCACCGCCCGCACCGCGCAGGTTCAGGTTGGTATTGCCGGTATCGCCCGCCACGGCGCTTTTGATCATGCCCAGCGCCTGACGGAATTTGTCCATGCTGGCGCCGGTCATGCCGTCATCATCCGGTTTGCTCAGCGCTTTGGCCCAGGACTTGTCGTCAGTTTTCGCTGAACTCCAGCCATCTTTCTGATACTGCGGCTTACCAAAAATTTCCGGATACTGATCCATAAACTGACCGATCTCTTTAGCCAGGCCACGATCTTCTTTATCCACGAAATGACGGTTGTTGCCGTCGACATGGGTGCTGACATTGCTCAGCGAGTTCAGCGCCGCGTTCTGACCCACACCCATACCAATGGCGTTGCCCAGCTGATTGAACGATCCGGCGCCGCTCAGCCCCTGCAAACCGCCGGCGCCCAGCGTCAGCGGCGAAGAACCGCCCATCGCCTGACCCAGGCCGTTGCCCAGAATCGACGACAGTGCGTTGCCAACGCCGCTGCCGAACGCATCCATATTGCCCTGGGTCATCTGGCTGCCATTCAGCAGCGAGTTAGCTAGTTGGTTGCTCTGGTTAGTCAGCTTGGTCACGGTGTCGTGGCCCAGCAAGTCGTCCAGCGCTTTATCAAACATTTTTGACAAGGCATCGCTGTCGGATTTCGGCGGCGACAGCAGGTTGCTCGCACCCTGTGCGCCACTGCCGAACGACTGGCCCAGTTGATTACCCGCACCAAGCCCCTTCGAACCAGCACCCAGCCCCTGTGTCAGCGCGCCGGCAAACATCATCGACGTCAGCGCGGAAGTCAGCTTATCGATGGTGCTACTGAGTTTGTCTACGCTGGAACCCAGGGATGATGTCGCGGCGTTAAGCCCCTTCAGCCCCTGAGCGCCCAGGCCCAGGCCGGAGACGCCCAAATCACCGCCGATGTGCGCTTTGATCGTAATTTGCATAATTTCGTTTCCTCATTCATGTCAGGTGTTCGCAAAAGTATCTGCAACGGATGCCCGCTCCGATCCCGATGCGGGCATCATGATGGATACTTGTTACTGAGTGACGCCAGCGGCGAAACGGTTCCCCGCTGGCGCCGGTTTACCGTAAAAAACCGCGTGTCACCCCAACGGCCGGGCAATGCCGACGCCGGTTTGCGGGCGTACCGCTCGCTCCGCCGAAACCGGCGGCAGCGTCAGCCCCGCCAGCTCAAACAGGCGTTCAATGAGTTGCGGATAGGTATCAGGCGTCGGCGGCAGCGGCCACCAAAGAATCAGCACGTCGCTGCCGTTCAGGCACAGGTGGCAACCATCGCACTCCGCCGCCTGCTGATGACGACGGCCGAGCATGTTGCGCAACATGCCGGGATACTGTTGCCCCGGCTGAATCTGCAGCATCAGTTCGCGGCCGGTATCACCGTACTGAAACACCAGATCGACGCCGGATTGCGGCGACCAGCGCGCCGCCTGATGCCGGTTCATCGCCGCCATAAACGCCGTACCGGTCTCGAAAACCGTGATGTTGTCGGTCATGGCACGCTCACCCGGGTAAAATCGACGGCGCCGGGGCGCATGTCCGTCTGCCACCAGATCACCATCTGCCGGTTATCCGGTTCGGGACGGCAACTGACCGAATCGCAGGCGCCAAGCGGCGCCCGGGCGGCACAGGCGCTGAGCAGCAGCGAACCGCACAACACCAGCAAGAGTTGA from Dickeya fangzhongdai encodes the following:
- a CDS encoding cupin domain-containing protein gives rise to the protein MMTNQLKIVRPVNPTETQQNLPYFVGISRDTVGAKHISMNIVVIPAGAEAEPHYHVDYETAIYLLKGRVETRYGTDLSQTCLHLAGEFLYIPPGVPHQPRNLSDEEDAIAIVARNDANERENVRLYRVVDDNA
- the hrpN gene encoding harpin HrpN, with the protein product MQITIKAHIGGDLGVSGLGLGAQGLKGLNAATSSLGSSVDKLSSTIDKLTSALTSMMFAGALTQGLGAGSKGLGAGNQLGQSFGSGAQGASNLLSPPKSDSDALSKMFDKALDDLLGHDTVTKLTNQSNQLANSLLNGSQMTQGNMDAFGSGVGNALSSILGNGLGQAMGGSSPLTLGAGGLQGLSGAGSFNQLGNAIGMGVGQNAALNSLSNVSTHVDGNNRHFVDKEDRGLAKEIGQFMDQYPEIFGKPQYQKDGWSSAKTDDKSWAKALSKPDDDGMTGASMDKFRQALGMIKSAVAGDTGNTNLNLRGAGGASLGIDAAVVGDKIANLALGKLAHA
- the hrpV gene encoding HrpV family type III secretion system protein, with amino-acid sequence MTDNITVFETGTAFMAAMNRHQAARWSPQSGVDLVFQYGDTGRELMLQIQPGQQYPGMLRNMLGRRHQQAAECDGCHLCLNGSDVLILWWPLPPTPDTYPQLIERLFELAGLTLPPVSAERAVRPQTGVGIARPLG
- the hrpT gene encoding HrpT family type III secretion system protein, whose product is MRYQLLLVLCGSLLLSACAARAPLGACDSVSCRPEPDNRQMVIWWQTDMRPGAVDFTRVSVP